From the Paenibacillus sp. FSL H8-0548 genome, one window contains:
- a CDS encoding phage tail protein, whose translation MLKVFDKNLVPEGVLPNAIDVQRTRRLNSDYELSFTLPMISDDYDKIQIKGHVQDERGQYYVINDRSRKRDGQKRLVQFDCMHVMFKLSDIKFPYAAYMDEGFGINIVTLLNTISAATGGKFTFSLDDDFDLKDVKDFGQGNCLQALNKVIEIYGCEIEPDNFVIHIKKQIGMDRGLQYRFQKNIINVNFKDSSRTLATRMFAQMKDGRTFIGLAASNLTVEEYALLNAVPGAIVDGEIRVNYLISPYVGYWSNSTNTYFDNETINQDIEDPIELLIATRKALRENEVPALDVTISAADLHKIDDEEPEIYLGDTVAMYDAGMQINGITARAMEVVEYPYEKNKHPDVKLANYFLRDYMDIIADLDKSKQIVDNIISGGKVRTAVFEAFAAQAVYDINNSKSEIIYDDRGIILRSKVISNDQVVLSSKGLYITRDGGLTADAALTAAGLVAEKVIGKLGNFIEIEIGVGNNVFKANQSGIHLGHQDFGSSPFRVNMAGELLASMATIAGEIHATSGSFSGNISAYGTITGGTLTGAKIQTKPAGVYPRIELNSEGDLLRAYYNANNYVNFMPIMDSGPAVEFMNNGLRSGAVYGSSANDLIISGSQRDLEVIAWNDLVLRAIIGRIKIDGWDRLHSQSANRTLQEELNGKANVGATTSNHVQPNHNHGIPDGTRLAVVNTSGDVIGSYIWSASGGFTHYHVI comes from the coding sequence ATGCTTAAGGTATTCGATAAAAATTTGGTTCCCGAAGGAGTGTTGCCGAATGCCATTGACGTGCAGCGTACTCGCCGCTTAAACAGCGACTATGAACTATCCTTCACCCTGCCGATGATTAGCGATGATTATGACAAAATACAGATTAAAGGCCACGTTCAAGACGAGCGTGGTCAGTATTATGTCATTAACGATCGATCACGGAAGCGGGACGGACAGAAGAGGCTTGTACAGTTTGATTGCATGCATGTCATGTTCAAACTTTCAGACATCAAGTTCCCTTATGCAGCTTACATGGATGAAGGATTTGGAATCAACATTGTCACGTTGCTGAACACCATATCAGCGGCAACAGGCGGCAAGTTTACTTTTTCGCTTGATGACGATTTTGATTTGAAAGACGTAAAGGATTTTGGACAAGGCAACTGTCTGCAGGCACTCAACAAAGTGATTGAGATTTATGGCTGCGAGATTGAACCGGACAACTTCGTTATCCATATCAAAAAGCAAATCGGTATGGATCGCGGACTGCAATATCGTTTCCAAAAGAATATCATCAATGTTAATTTCAAAGACAGTTCCAGAACGCTTGCAACGCGGATGTTTGCTCAAATGAAAGATGGACGGACATTTATAGGTTTAGCTGCTTCAAACCTCACAGTAGAAGAGTACGCCTTATTAAATGCGGTGCCTGGTGCAATTGTAGATGGAGAAATTAGAGTTAACTATCTCATATCTCCCTATGTCGGCTACTGGTCGAATTCGACAAACACGTATTTTGACAACGAAACGATCAATCAGGATATTGAAGATCCTATAGAGCTGCTGATCGCTACTCGAAAAGCACTGAGAGAAAATGAAGTGCCAGCTCTTGATGTTACGATTAGCGCAGCAGACCTACACAAGATCGATGATGAGGAGCCTGAGATTTATTTAGGTGATACGGTCGCTATGTATGATGCAGGTATGCAGATAAACGGAATCACAGCACGAGCCATGGAAGTTGTGGAATACCCATATGAAAAGAATAAGCATCCAGATGTAAAGCTGGCCAACTACTTTTTGCGGGACTATATGGACATCATTGCAGACTTGGACAAGTCCAAGCAGATTGTTGATAACATCATAAGCGGGGGCAAAGTACGGACAGCAGTCTTCGAGGCTTTTGCAGCTCAAGCGGTCTACGACATCAATAACAGTAAGTCGGAGATCATTTATGACGATCGCGGCATCATACTACGTAGTAAGGTGATTTCTAATGATCAAGTGGTGCTATCTTCCAAAGGCTTATATATTACACGTGATGGTGGACTTACAGCTGATGCAGCACTAACAGCAGCAGGACTCGTAGCTGAAAAGGTAATAGGTAAGCTGGGTAATTTCATCGAAATCGAAATAGGTGTAGGTAATAATGTTTTTAAGGCAAATCAAAGCGGTATCCATTTAGGACATCAAGACTTTGGCAGCTCACCATTCCGAGTCAACATGGCTGGAGAGTTGCTTGCGAGTATGGCGACTATAGCTGGTGAGATCCATGCTACAAGCGGATCATTTTCTGGGAATATATCTGCATACGGTACAATCACAGGCGGGACGCTTACAGGTGCAAAGATACAAACCAAGCCTGCAGGTGTATATCCGAGGATTGAGTTGAACTCTGAAGGTGATTTGTTGAGAGCCTACTACAACGCCAATAACTATGTTAATTTTATGCCGATCATGGACAGTGGGCCTGCAGTGGAGTTTATGAATAATGGATTGAGATCTGGAGCGGTATACGGTTCAAGCGCTAACGATTTAATTATAAGCGGAAGTCAGAGGGATTTGGAAGTAATCGCATGGAATGATCTTGTTTTAAGAGCTATAATAGGTCGCATAAAAATCGATGGATGGGATAGATTGCATAGCCAAAGCGCAAACCGGACATTACAAGAAGAATTGAACGGAAAAGCTAATGTGGGCGCAACAACATCAAATCATGTTCAACCTAATCATAATCATGGAATTCCTGACGGTACTCGTCTTGCAGTTGTAAACACTAGTGGCGATGTAATAGGATCGTACATTTGGTCGGCGAGCGGAGGGTTTACCCACTATCATGTAATCTAG